The segment CATGCCCTCTGCAGGACTGCTGGGTGTGGCCATTTCCTTTTTGGGAATGCGGCCTGATAGAAAACCCAATCGCCCTGCTTCCACCGCCAGTTTCATCCCCCTCGCCATACCTACCGGATCCTTTGCACCGGAAACCGCCGTATTTAACAGTACTCCCGCCGCTCCCAGCTCCATCGCATGTGCTGCATCCGCCGGAGAACCGATTCCGGCATCCACAATTACCGGAACTCGGGATTGTTCTATAATTAAGCGAAGATACAGCGGATTGAGCAGTCCTTGTCCTGAACCGATCGGAGAAGCTCCCGGCATGATCGCATGTGCACCTGCTTCCTCCAACTTTTTCGCCAAGATGGGATCATCATTGGTATAGGGCAGGACAATAAACCCTTCATCCACCAATATTCGAGTCGCTTCCAATGTAGCCACGGGGTCCGGAAGCAAGTTATCAGGATCACCGAATATTTCTACTTTAATCATGTCACACAGTTGGGAAGCTCGAGCCAGGCGAGCCAGACGAACTGCTTCCTGTACCGTTGCCGCCCCCGCTGTATTGGGGAGAAGTTTATAACGATCCAAAT is part of the Kroppenstedtia pulmonis genome and harbors:
- a CDS encoding thiazole synthase — encoded protein: MLKIGPYSFKSRLLLGTGKFSSIEVQKQAVEASETEILTFALRRMNLKEPNQPVFLELLDLDRYKLLPNTAGAATVQEAVRLARLARASQLCDMIKVEIFGDPDNLLPDPVATLEATRILVDEGFIVLPYTNDDPILAKKLEEAGAHAIMPGASPIGSGQGLLNPLYLRLIIEQSRVPVIVDAGIGSPADAAHAMELGAAGVLLNTAVSGAKDPVGMARGMKLAVEAGRLGFLSGRIPKKEMATPSSPAEGMLTS